A genome region from Zootoca vivipara chromosome 11, rZooViv1.1, whole genome shotgun sequence includes the following:
- the LOC132592810 gene encoding ATP synthase subunit O, mitochondrial-like: protein MAAAAGLAQKVRCFSTSLIRPASKLVQPPIQVYGLEGRYATALFSAASKQKKLDQIEKELTRVLTLLKDPKLSVIVLNPHVKSAQKQKAVNDILAKEKMSPVTVNFFNLLAENGRLKNTPGVISAFAKIMSAFRGEVICSVTTAQPLDEANLTELKTALNGFIAKGEILKLEIKTDPTILGGMVVSIGEKCVDMSTKTKIQKLSKLMRETV, encoded by the coding sequence atggctgctgctgcagggttGGCTCAGAAGGTGCGCTGCTTCAGCACCTCCCTAATCAGGCCAGCATCAAAACTGGTACAGCCACCAATTCAAGTATATGGCCTTGAAGGTCGGTATGCCACTGCACTCTTCTCTGCTGCTTCTAAGCAGAAGAAGTTGGACCAGATTGAGAAAGAGCTGACTCGAGTTCTGACACTTCTGAAGGACCCTAAATTATCTGTCATTGTCCTGAATCCTCATGTAAAGAGTGCACAAAAGCAAAAGGCCGTGAATGATATTTTAGCTAAAGAGAAAATGTCACCCGTCACTGTCAACTTTTTCAATTTGCTCGCCGAAAATGGTCGCTTGAAAAACACGCCAGGTGTAATTTCTGCATTTGCTAAGATTATGAGTGCATTCCGTGGAGAAGTTATATGCTCTGTAACCACTGCTCAGCCCTTGGATGAAGCTAATCTTACGGAGTTGAAGACAGCTTTGAATGGCTTTATAGCTAAAGGAGAAATACTGAAACTGGAGATAAAGACTGACCCAACAATCTTGGGTGGAATGGTTGTCAGCATTGGAGAGAAATGCGTTGACATGTCGACAAAGACCAAGATTCAGAAACTAAGCAAGCTCATGAGAGAGACTGTCTAA